Proteins from a genomic interval of Niabella soli DSM 19437:
- a CDS encoding SusD/RagB family nutrient-binding outer membrane lipoprotein, translating into MKKIILSALVVVTGFISCTKQQFADDYVNPKTVATTTVEKQFSGFLAADLDYVMYKYWNYFVVLQNTALPWSQAVGVLNTPGRYVPGAAAVSARWGNFYNFLAQYKELLNVYNKSTDAEKAEKKIYITLATIHFYDQTQKVVDLHGDIPWSEAGLLSTNSGDVQASYAKFDDAAGIYTKMLDDLKGFADELNTVSLSASVATTLKSQDFINNGNITLWKKYCNSLRIKLLMRVSGVAAFQSRVNSEITAILGNAASYPYVASNEDKIAIDVYSSTSGINNGTNTGMNADFYTGLIGWGGGDVPSKQMIDFMNASVDPRLSIMFQPGANAAGTYAGLDPTLVSNAQSDLVNSGKLSRYNFKNISQNIMLSGMLIDAAETYFYLSEYYLNNNNDAAAKTAYENGVKASIDYYASLAGTAVSDLAKTTYLATPGVIWAGAAAAKLNLIATQKWINYSVLQPLENWAEVRRLKLPALSFLPDNANAQKMPPTRWLYPTDEPTYNATNYATVKAKDNLSTKIFWDVK; encoded by the coding sequence ATGAAAAAAATAATATTGTCTGCACTCGTTGTTGTTACAGGGTTTATTTCCTGTACTAAACAACAATTTGCTGATGACTATGTAAATCCGAAAACGGTAGCCACAACCACCGTTGAAAAGCAGTTTTCCGGATTCCTGGCAGCAGACCTGGATTATGTAATGTATAAATACTGGAATTATTTCGTTGTCTTGCAAAATACCGCATTGCCCTGGTCGCAGGCGGTAGGGGTATTAAATACGCCTGGAAGGTATGTACCGGGTGCCGCTGCAGTTTCGGCGCGCTGGGGTAATTTTTATAACTTCCTGGCACAATATAAAGAGTTGTTAAATGTGTATAATAAATCTACGGATGCAGAGAAAGCAGAAAAAAAGATCTATATCACACTGGCTACAATACATTTCTATGACCAGACTCAAAAAGTAGTGGATCTGCATGGCGATATTCCCTGGTCAGAAGCTGGTTTATTAAGCACGAATAGTGGCGACGTTCAGGCTTCTTATGCAAAATTTGATGATGCGGCAGGTATTTATACTAAAATGCTGGATGATCTGAAAGGATTTGCAGATGAGTTAAATACTGTTTCATTATCAGCGTCTGTTGCTACTACTTTAAAATCACAGGATTTTATTAACAATGGCAATATTACCTTGTGGAAGAAATATTGCAATTCCTTAAGGATAAAATTGCTGATGAGAGTTTCAGGCGTGGCGGCTTTTCAATCACGAGTTAATTCAGAGATAACCGCCATTTTGGGAAATGCAGCAAGCTATCCCTATGTAGCGTCAAATGAGGATAAAATTGCCATTGACGTGTACAGTTCAACCTCCGGGATTAATAATGGAACCAATACCGGCATGAACGCTGATTTTTATACAGGTTTGATCGGTTGGGGCGGTGGAGATGTACCCTCCAAACAAATGATCGACTTTATGAACGCTAGTGTCGATCCCAGGCTATCAATAATGTTTCAGCCTGGCGCTAATGCCGCAGGCACTTATGCCGGTCTGGATCCTACATTGGTATCAAATGCACAGTCTGATTTAGTCAATAGCGGCAAGCTCTCCCGGTATAATTTCAAAAATATCTCGCAGAATATTATGCTATCCGGTATGCTGATCGATGCTGCCGAAACCTATTTTTATTTATCAGAGTATTATTTAAATAATAATAATGACGCTGCAGCAAAAACTGCATACGAAAATGGTGTTAAGGCCTCAATAGATTATTACGCATCTTTAGCGGGCACTGCTGTCAGTGATCTTGCCAAAACCACGTACCTGGCAACTCCCGGTGTTATATGGGCCGGTGCTGCAGCAGCTAAACTAAATTTAATAGCTACTCAAAAATGGATCAATTACAGTGTATTGCAGCCATTGGAAAACTGGGCAGAGGTCAGAAGGTTAAAATTACCTGCTTTAAGTTTTTTACCGGATAATGCCAATGCACAGAAAATGCCACCAACACGTTGGTTGTATCCGACAGATGAACCAACTTATAATGCTACGAATTATGCAACCGTAAAAGCGAAAGATAATCTGTCTACAAAAATTTTCTGGGACGTAAAATAA
- a CDS encoding glycoside hydrolase family 3 protein, translating to MLPYKNPQLPIDARVNDLLGRMTPQEKSWQLFMIPGDLDKATPNQYKNGLFGFQVSAGGAGAGDAAQQMLRYNQGQQNAVDFVKKLNSIQYYFVEKTRLGIPLIFFDEALHGLVRSDATSFPQSIGLAATFDTAMMRRVSNAIADDARLRGIRQILTPVVNLATDVRWGRTEETYGEDPFLSSEMGVVFVSSFEKKNIITTPKHFVANVGAGGRDSYPIHADERYLEETFLRPFKACFTRGGSRSVMTAYNALNGEACTANGWLLTDKLKKQWGFKGFVISDAGATGGTYVLHHTAKDYPESGAQAISSGLDVIFQTDYNHYKLFAPPFYDGRIQQKRIDDAVARVLRAKFELGLFEHPYADDQRAAKAASHKAVAKQAALESFVLLKNEKNILPLSKNIKSIAVIGEDAVEARLGGYSGPGIGKVSLLQGLKEKLGATTVIDYAPGPGRRDQAWDIAAPDILWHREGAVLKPGLLFKVFNNIKLEGTPVETGIDGSVNKLWTLSRPTARLQQDFYSVQWEGIIKPDSSGTYKIGLSGNDGFRLYINDQLVIDNWKKESYRTLLAPYAFEKDKVYKLKIEYYEPVGNGKIQLVLEKGDDRDNKIKEAVACAEKTDVVVIAAGIEEGEFRDRAMLSLPGQQEQLIKAIAKTGKPVIVVLIGGSAITMNNWMDDAGGILMAWYPGEEGGHALAAALTGDYNPAGRLPITFPLHEAQLPLVYNHEPTGRGDDYVNLSGRPLFPFGFGLSYTTFEYSNLKIDKNTIRHNGSALVRFTIKNTGTKDGDEVPQLYIRQNYSSVTQPVLSLKGFQRLRIAAGASKEVVFKITPELLQILNKQMKWVVESGDFSVMIGASAADIRLRTTLTVQ from the coding sequence ATGCTGCCGTATAAAAATCCGCAGCTACCCATTGATGCCCGGGTAAACGACCTACTGGGGAGAATGACCCCCCAGGAAAAATCCTGGCAGTTGTTTATGATCCCGGGCGACCTGGATAAAGCAACACCCAATCAGTATAAGAACGGACTCTTCGGGTTCCAGGTAAGTGCCGGGGGCGCCGGTGCGGGAGACGCTGCGCAGCAGATGCTCCGTTATAACCAGGGCCAACAAAACGCTGTGGACTTCGTAAAGAAGCTCAATAGCATTCAATACTATTTTGTTGAAAAAACGCGGCTGGGCATTCCGTTGATTTTTTTTGATGAAGCCTTGCACGGGCTGGTGCGTAGTGATGCAACTTCCTTTCCCCAGTCCATAGGGCTTGCTGCAACCTTTGATACGGCAATGATGCGCCGGGTGTCCAACGCAATTGCTGATGATGCCCGTCTCCGCGGTATCCGCCAGATCCTGACCCCTGTGGTAAACCTGGCCACAGACGTACGCTGGGGAAGAACGGAAGAAACCTACGGAGAAGATCCGTTCCTGTCTTCTGAAATGGGCGTTGTTTTTGTAAGCTCTTTTGAGAAAAAAAATATCATCACCACACCCAAACATTTTGTGGCAAATGTGGGCGCCGGCGGGCGCGACAGTTACCCGATACACGCTGATGAACGCTACCTTGAAGAGACTTTTCTCCGGCCCTTTAAAGCCTGCTTTACCAGGGGCGGAAGCCGGTCGGTGATGACGGCATATAATGCATTGAACGGCGAGGCCTGTACAGCAAACGGCTGGCTGCTGACAGACAAATTAAAAAAGCAATGGGGCTTTAAAGGCTTTGTGATTTCAGATGCGGGAGCTACGGGGGGCACTTATGTGTTGCACCATACGGCTAAAGACTATCCCGAATCCGGTGCGCAGGCTATTAGCAGCGGGCTGGATGTGATTTTTCAGACGGACTACAACCATTACAAGTTATTTGCACCACCTTTTTATGACGGGCGCATTCAGCAGAAACGTATTGATGACGCTGTGGCGCGGGTACTGCGCGCTAAGTTTGAACTGGGATTATTTGAGCACCCGTATGCAGACGACCAGAGAGCTGCAAAAGCAGCAAGCCATAAGGCTGTTGCAAAACAAGCGGCACTGGAGTCTTTTGTGCTGCTGAAAAATGAAAAAAATATATTGCCGTTATCAAAAAATATCAAAAGCATAGCAGTGATAGGTGAAGATGCAGTGGAAGCACGCCTGGGCGGATATAGCGGACCGGGGATAGGTAAGGTTTCCCTATTACAGGGGCTAAAAGAAAAACTGGGCGCCACCACTGTAATTGATTATGCTCCCGGCCCGGGAAGAAGGGACCAGGCCTGGGATATTGCGGCTCCGGATATTTTATGGCATCGGGAAGGCGCTGTTTTGAAGCCGGGACTTTTATTTAAAGTGTTTAATAATATTAAGCTGGAAGGCACGCCGGTGGAAACTGGGATAGATGGATCTGTGAATAAGTTATGGACCCTTTCGCGCCCCACGGCCCGGTTGCAGCAGGATTTTTATTCCGTTCAATGGGAGGGAATAATAAAGCCCGACAGCTCCGGCACCTATAAGATCGGATTAAGCGGAAATGATGGATTCCGGCTATACATAAATGATCAGTTAGTGATCGACAACTGGAAAAAAGAATCCTACCGAACACTATTAGCTCCGTATGCTTTTGAAAAAGACAAGGTATATAAATTAAAGATTGAATATTATGAACCGGTCGGCAATGGTAAGATTCAACTGGTTCTGGAAAAAGGCGATGACCGGGATAACAAAATTAAAGAGGCGGTAGCCTGCGCAGAAAAAACAGACGTGGTAGTAATTGCTGCGGGTATTGAAGAGGGAGAGTTTCGCGACCGCGCGATGCTATCTTTGCCGGGCCAGCAGGAGCAGCTCATCAAAGCTATTGCAAAAACCGGCAAACCCGTAATTGTAGTGCTTATTGGCGGCAGCGCGATTACTATGAATAATTGGATGGATGATGCGGGCGGTATCCTCATGGCCTGGTATCCGGGGGAGGAAGGCGGGCATGCGCTGGCTGCAGCGTTAACCGGTGATTATAATCCCGCCGGGCGACTACCCATTACTTTCCCCCTGCACGAAGCACAATTGCCATTGGTGTACAATCATGAGCCAACCGGTCGTGGCGATGATTATGTGAATTTATCCGGGCGGCCACTGTTTCCCTTTGGGTTTGGACTAAGTTATACGACCTTCGAATATTCAAATCTGAAAATTGATAAAAACACTATTCGCCACAACGGTTCGGCGCTGGTTCGTTTTACCATAAAAAATACAGGGACGAAAGATGGGGATGAGGTCCCTCAATTATACATACGGCAAAATTATTCCTCTGTGACGCAACCTGTATTATCCTTAAAAGGATTTCAAAGACTCCGCATTGCAGCAGGAGCATCAAAAGAAGTTGTTTTTAAAATAACCCCTGAGTTACTTCAAATACTTAATAAACAGATGAAATGGGTAGTTGAATCCGGAGATTTTAGCGTCATGATCGGTGCCTCCGCCGCAGATATCAGGTTGAGAACTACGCTAACCGTACAATAA